A single region of the Myxococcales bacterium genome encodes:
- a CDS encoding CocE/NonD family hydrolase, with product MRRRLTTGGWFLLAAMVVFGFGGGATWAARPEARLDTAWWRADENTPPESGPYHGLTLTSQYLTMRDGVKIAVDVYLPAGLRPADKLPTILDQTRYWRRLDIHWPASLFFGPLDEIRRIVEAGYALVRVDVRGSGASFGQIPYPWNDGEVRDGAQVVDWIVAQPWSDGQVGAAGGSYEGTTAEFLSFNRHPAVKAIAPMFALFDVYTDIAFPGGIQLSWFTREWERGNRIMDRNRPQEAFWFARLLTSGVAPVDGDRYGEERARAVAGHRGNVQIHQETLTLNYRDDVSPGGICTDRFSPHTYSDRLRAAGIPVYNISGWFDGAYPHAAVKRFLTVENPGSRLLLGPWDHGGADQIRPFDKTVRSRFDLIGEVRRFFDFHLKGKQTGIEVEPPVHYYTMVADRWRSADHWPPPARETPLYLAADHRLSFAATKDEAGRDDYHVDPRAGTGSLSRYNALAVETRVAYPDRKHRDRRLLYYQSAPLPGDLEVTGHPLARLFLAADAPDAQVFVYLEDVNETGEVSYVTEGMLRALHRQLSDAPPPYRSPAPYRTFLRRDGRPLQPGETAELVFDLQPVSYLFRQGHAIRVAIAGADADHFRELSSPPTKFTVQRNAAQPSRIVLPVVEP from the coding sequence ATGCGGCGACGACTGACGACCGGCGGTTGGTTCCTTTTGGCGGCAATGGTTGTGTTCGGCTTCGGCGGCGGCGCGACGTGGGCCGCCCGGCCGGAGGCGCGGCTCGACACCGCCTGGTGGCGGGCCGACGAAAATACGCCGCCGGAAAGCGGCCCTTATCACGGCCTGACGCTCACCTCGCAATACCTGACGATGCGCGACGGCGTGAAGATCGCCGTCGATGTCTATCTTCCCGCCGGGCTGCGACCGGCCGACAAGCTGCCGACGATTCTCGACCAGACGCGCTATTGGCGGCGCCTGGATATTCACTGGCCGGCCAGCCTGTTCTTCGGGCCGCTGGATGAAATCCGACGCATCGTCGAGGCGGGCTATGCGCTGGTGCGGGTCGACGTGCGCGGCTCGGGCGCTTCGTTCGGTCAGATCCCCTATCCGTGGAACGACGGCGAGGTGCGCGACGGCGCGCAGGTCGTCGATTGGATCGTCGCCCAACCCTGGTCCGACGGCCAGGTCGGCGCCGCCGGCGGCTCCTACGAAGGCACCACCGCCGAGTTCCTGTCGTTCAACCGGCATCCGGCGGTCAAGGCCATCGCCCCGATGTTCGCGCTCTTCGACGTTTATACCGACATCGCGTTTCCGGGCGGCATCCAGCTTTCCTGGTTCACCCGCGAATGGGAGCGCGGCAACCGCATCATGGACCGGAACCGGCCGCAGGAAGCCTTCTGGTTCGCCCGCCTGCTGACCAGCGGCGTCGCGCCGGTCGACGGCGATCGCTACGGCGAAGAGCGCGCCCGCGCGGTCGCCGGGCATCGCGGCAACGTGCAGATTCATCAAGAAACGCTGACGCTGAACTACCGCGACGACGTCAGCCCCGGCGGCATTTGCACCGACCGGTTCAGTCCGCATACCTACAGCGACCGCCTGCGGGCGGCCGGCATTCCGGTTTACAATATCAGCGGCTGGTTCGACGGCGCTTACCCCCACGCGGCGGTCAAGCGCTTTCTGACGGTCGAAAACCCCGGCAGCCGCCTGTTGCTCGGCCCCTGGGATCACGGCGGCGCCGATCAGATCCGGCCGTTCGACAAGACGGTGCGCAGCCGGTTCGACCTGATCGGCGAAGTGCGGCGCTTTTTCGATTTTCATCTGAAGGGCAAACAAACGGGGATCGAGGTGGAACCGCCGGTCCACTACTACACGATGGTCGCCGACCGCTGGCGCTCGGCCGATCATTGGCCGCCGCCGGCCCGGGAAACGCCGCTGTACCTGGCCGCGGATCACCGGCTGTCCTTCGCCGCGACGAAAGACGAAGCCGGCCGCGACGATTACCACGTCGATCCGCGCGCGGGAACGGGAAGCCTGTCGCGATACAACGCGCTGGCCGTGGAAACCCGCGTCGCCTATCCGGACCGCAAACACCGCGACCGCCGGCTGCTTTACTACCAATCCGCGCCGCTGCCGGGCGACCTGGAAGTGACCGGCCACCCGCTGGCGCGGCTGTTCCTGGCCGCCGACGCGCCCGACGCCCAGGTGTTCGTCTACCTGGAAGACGTGAACGAAACGGGCGAGGTCAGCTACGTGACCGAGGGGATGCTGCGCGCTTTGCACCGGCAATTGAGCGACGCGCCGCCGCCGTACCGCTCGCCCGCGCCTTATCGCACCTTCCTGCGGCGCGACGGCCGGCCGCTGCAACCCGGCGAAACGGCCGAGCTGGTGTTCGATCTGCAGCCGGTCTCTTATCTGTTCCGGCAGGGGCATGCGATCCGGGTGGCGATCGCCGGCGCCGACGCCGATCACTTCCGGGAGTTGTCCAGTCCGCCGACGAAATTCACCGTGCAACGCAACGCCGCGCAGCCGTCGCGGATCGTGCTGCCGGTCGTGGAACCGTAA